The Helicobacter sp. MIT 05-5293 genome window below encodes:
- the rpsL gene encoding 30S ribosomal protein S12 — protein sequence MPTINQLIRKERKKVTRKTKSPALLECPQRRGVCTRVYTTTPKKPNSALRKVAKVKLTSKVEVISYIPGEGHNLQEHSIVLVRGGRVKDLPGVKYHIIRGALDTAGVVKRTVSRSKYGAKKAKSSGDKK from the coding sequence GTGCCAACCATTAATCAGTTGATTCGTAAAGAGAGAAAGAAGGTTACCAGAAAGACAAAGTCTCCAGCATTGTTGGAATGTCCTCAAAGAAGAGGCGTCTGCACTCGTGTTTATACTACCACACCTAAAAAGCCTAATTCGGCGTTAAGAAAAGTTGCTAAGGTAAAGCTTACTTCAAAGGTAGAAGTTATTAGCTATATACCCGGTGAAGGACATAATTTGCAAGAACACTCTATTGTACTTGTAAGGGGTGGACGTGTCAAGGATTTGCCCGGGGTGAAATATCATATTATACGCGGTGCTTTAGATACTGCAGGCGTTGTTAAACGAACAGTTTCTCGTAGTAAATATGGTGCAAAAAAAGCTAAGTCAAGTGGCGATAAAAAATAA
- a CDS encoding DNA-directed RNA polymerase subunit beta/beta' — protein MVNTRLKNRLRVDFTKNPQSLEVPNLLLLQRNSYDEFLSVDGDKESGIERVFKSVFPIQDNQNRITLEYAGCKFGKPKYTTTEAMVRGVTYAISLQIKIRLVLWDKDEKTGEKLGVKDVKEQNIFVRDIPLMTDRTSFIINGVERVVVNQLHRSPGVIFKEEESNTSSNKLIYTGQIIPDRGSWLYFEYDSKDVLYARINKRRKVPITIILRAMGYSKQDILKIFYPLQKVKYQKGKYLIPFDIESLGNRVDFDIKDAKGNVLIASGKRLSSKKIKELKELNIDFIEYPLENLTSKFLAQPIVDSQGEVIFDTLTQLDETKLKKLIDLKINEFVIANDSAVGVDSSIINSFIADAESLKMLRQSEKVDDENELAAIRIYKVMRPGEPVTKEVAKSFVRQLFFDPERYDLTRVGRMKMNHKLQIDVPDYVTVLTHEDIIKTIQYLLRVKNGLGKIDDRDHLGNRRIRAIGELLANELHAGLVKMQKAIRDKLTSLSGAFDTIMPHDLVNGKMITSTILEFFTGGQLSQFMDQTNPLSEVTHKRRLSALGEGGLVKDRVGFEARDVHPTHYGRICPIETPEGQNIGLINTLSTYTRVNDLGFIEAPYKKVENGVVSKDIVYLTAAQEEGIVIAPASTKVDKNGNIVEDLIETRKDGEIILSEKSRVQLIDLSPRMLVGVAASLIPFLEHDDANRALMGSNMQRQAVPLLKPDAPVVGTGIEQIIARDSWEAIKATRGGIVERVDSKNIYILGENDSGAYIDHYHLGKNLRTNQNTCFSQQPVVSRGEKIEAGQIIADGPSMDNGELALGKNIRVAFMPWNGYNFEDAIVVSEKIIKEDAFTSIHIYEKEIEARELKHGIEEITADIPGAKEAEIAHLDESGIVRIGTYVSAGMILVGKVSPKGEVKPTPEERLLRAIFGEKAGHVVNKSLYCPPSLEGTVVDVKIFTKKGYEKDARAISAYEEEKKVLDIEHHDRLTMIQQEETLRISLMLSKEKLSNEAKVGDKVFKKGAQIPKEELANLNPFALSTLIKNYSKETQSKYENIKTNFLEQKKTLGEEHEEKLSILEKDDILPSGVVKLVKIYIATKRKLKVGDKMAGRHGNKGIVSNIVPMVDMPYTADGEPVDIVLNPLGVPSRMNIGQILEVHLGLVGKNLGKQIQEIFDNKSQEWITKLRNKMIEIAQVVNVDDPSLVDLLKNLDDKALIDYARDWIAGVKFAIPVFEGIEQEKFDRLFELAKIDMDGKTELYDGRTGEKMRERVNVGYMYMLKLHHLVDEKVHARSTGPYSLVTQQPVGGKALFGGQRFGEMEVWALEAYGAAHTLKEMLTIKSDDTEGRREAYKAITRGEHVGESEIPETFYVLAKELQSLALDVNIYGDEVDENGMPVSIEIKEEDRPKDFNSFQLVLASPEKILSWSYGEVKKPETINYRTLKPERDGLFCTKIFGPVRDYECLCGKYKKMRYKGIVCEKCGVEVTKAKVRRSRMGHIELVAPVAHIWYVSSLPSRIGTLLGVKMKDLERVLYYEAYIVKSPGEAFYDNEGAKPIMKYDVLNEEQFQSINQRFEHTGFVAQMGGEAIKELLEELDLMMLLNNLREEVKSTNSEAKKKTIVKRLKVVENFINSGNRPEWMMLTILPVLPPDLRPLVALDGGKFAVSDVNDLYRRVINRNQRLKRLIELDSPEIIVRNEKRMLQEAVDALFDNGRNANAVKGANKRPLKSLSEIIKGKQGRFRQNLLGKRVDFSGRSVIVVGPNLKMDECGLPKNMALELFKPHLLSKLEEKGYSTTLKQAAKMVNQKTNEVWECLQEIVSGYPVLLNRAPTLHKQSIQAFHPKLIDGKAIQLHPLVCSAFNADFDGDQMAVHVPLSQEAIAECKTLMLSSMNILLPASGKAVAVPSQDMVLGLYYLSLEKKNVKGEHKIFASIDEIVTAIEMEELDINARVKTVYERRVIDTTAGRMILRSILPEFVPINYWNRTMKKKDIGALIDYVYKEGGLGITATFLDNLKNLGFKYATKAGISISAADIIIPEDKSHMIDEAKKEIKKIQGQFEQGLLTAQERYNKSIDLWTETSEKMGKIMMDKVKTDKEGFNSIYMMADSGARGSEAQIRQLSAMRGLMAKPDGTIIETPITSNFKEGLNVLEYFNSTHGARKGLADTALKTANAGYLTRKLIDVSQNVKVVMDDCGTHEGVEITDITVGSDMIEPLEERVLGRVLARDIIDPIANEILLSEGVLIDSAMARRIKEANVKSVMIRTPVTCKASKGVCAKCYGLNLGESKMVKPGEAVGVLAAQSIGEPGTQLTLRTFHVGGTASRSTEERQIVAQKEGFIRYYNIRTYTNEKGQKIVANRRNAAILVVEPRIKAEFDGKLQIENVHDEVHITIIGDKRKSDTYRLQKDDVAKQNELAGVSGKIEGKLLIPHESGYKVKAGGSIVDTIMDSWNVPTRIPYGSELKVEDNAPISQTIKAKEKGVVKFYTLRADTLERNHDVKAGMTVSEKGMFAVIADHNDREAIRHYIARTSKILVDDNSEVDMDTIISQPTSSEQIIVAEWDAYSEPIIAEQTGIVSYRDIIPGLTVTEQEDENTHQTSLVVNEYIPNGLKPLLVVTTKDGKEITYKLESRTSIAVKDGVEVKVADIIAKVPKALAKSKDITGGLPRVTELFEARKPKDTAILSELDGNVSFGKPIRGKERIIVTATDGRMAEYAVDKNKKILVHEQEFIHAGEAMTDGVVSSHDILRISGEKELHKYIVSEVQQVYRRQGVSIADKHIEIIVSQMLRQVKIVDSGNTKFIEGDLVSKRHFKEENERIIKIGGEPAVAEPVLLGITRAAIGSDSIISAASFQETTKVLTEASIAAKKDTLDDLKENVVLGRMIPVGTGLYKNKKISYVTEGEENDSEQEE, from the coding sequence ATGGTAAATACCAGATTAAAAAATAGACTACGAGTAGATTTCACTAAAAATCCCCAAAGCTTAGAAGTTCCTAATCTCTTATTATTACAAAGAAACAGTTATGATGAATTTCTATCTGTTGATGGCGATAAAGAAAGTGGTATTGAAAGGGTTTTTAAGTCTGTTTTTCCTATCCAAGACAATCAAAATCGTATCACTCTTGAATATGCAGGTTGTAAGTTTGGCAAGCCTAAATATACTACTACCGAAGCAATGGTGCGAGGAGTTACTTATGCCATTTCTCTACAAATTAAAATCAGACTTGTTTTGTGGGATAAAGATGAGAAAACAGGCGAAAAATTAGGCGTCAAAGATGTAAAAGAACAAAATATTTTTGTGCGTGATATTCCATTAATGACTGATCGAACAAGTTTCATTATTAATGGCGTGGAACGCGTTGTTGTGAATCAATTACATCGAAGCCCAGGTGTTATTTTTAAAGAAGAAGAATCAAACACTTCATCAAATAAGCTTATCTATACAGGTCAGATTATTCCCGATAGAGGATCTTGGTTGTATTTTGAATATGATTCAAAAGATGTTTTGTATGCTCGTATCAATAAGCGAAGAAAAGTTCCCATTACTATCATTTTACGTGCAATGGGTTATAGCAAACAAGATATTTTAAAGATTTTTTATCCTTTGCAAAAAGTCAAATATCAAAAAGGTAAATATCTTATTCCTTTTGATATTGAGAGTTTGGGTAATAGGGTGGATTTTGATATTAAAGATGCAAAGGGCAATGTATTGATAGCATCGGGCAAACGTTTGTCAAGTAAGAAAATCAAAGAGCTCAAAGAATTAAATATTGATTTTATCGAATATCCATTAGAGAATCTTACAAGCAAGTTTCTTGCCCAACCTATTGTAGATTCTCAAGGTGAAGTTATTTTTGACACACTTACGCAACTTGATGAAACCAAACTCAAAAAACTTATTGATCTCAAGATTAATGAGTTTGTGATTGCTAATGATAGTGCTGTAGGGGTAGATAGCTCAATTATTAATTCTTTTATTGCTGATGCAGAATCTCTTAAAATGCTGCGACAGAGTGAAAAAGTAGATGATGAGAATGAGCTTGCCGCAATCAGAATCTACAAGGTAATGCGTCCGGGTGAGCCTGTAACAAAAGAAGTTGCGAAAAGTTTTGTGCGTCAGTTATTCTTTGATCCAGAGCGCTATGATTTGACACGTGTAGGACGTATGAAGATGAATCATAAGCTTCAAATTGATGTCCCTGATTATGTAACTGTGCTTACGCATGAAGACATTATTAAGACAATACAATATTTGCTTAGGGTTAAAAATGGTTTGGGTAAAATTGATGATCGTGATCATTTAGGCAATCGTAGAATCCGGGCTATTGGAGAGCTTTTAGCAAACGAGCTTCATGCGGGGCTTGTAAAAATGCAAAAAGCGATTCGCGATAAGCTGACTTCACTAAGCGGTGCATTTGATACGATTATGCCTCATGATTTGGTGAATGGTAAGATGATTACAAGCACGATTCTCGAATTCTTTACCGGTGGACAGCTCTCACAATTTATGGATCAAACCAATCCTCTTTCAGAGGTTACACATAAACGCAGGCTTTCAGCTTTAGGCGAAGGAGGTTTGGTTAAAGATCGTGTTGGTTTTGAAGCACGTGATGTGCATCCTACACATTATGGTAGAATATGCCCCATTGAAACTCCAGAAGGGCAAAATATTGGGCTTATTAATACCCTTTCAACCTATACGCGTGTCAATGATTTAGGTTTCATCGAAGCACCCTATAAAAAAGTCGAAAATGGTGTTGTGAGTAAGGATATTGTTTATTTGACTGCAGCCCAAGAAGAGGGTATCGTTATCGCACCAGCCAGCACTAAGGTAGATAAAAATGGAAATATCGTAGAAGATTTGATTGAGACGAGGAAAGATGGCGAGATTATTTTGAGTGAAAAAAGTCGTGTGCAATTGATTGATTTAAGTCCGCGTATGCTTGTAGGTGTGGCGGCATCATTAATTCCATTCCTCGAACATGATGATGCCAACCGCGCTTTAATGGGTTCAAATATGCAACGACAAGCAGTTCCTCTACTCAAACCTGATGCTCCTGTTGTAGGAACAGGAATTGAGCAAATTATTGCGCGTGATTCTTGGGAAGCAATCAAAGCAACGCGTGGCGGTATAGTAGAAAGAGTAGATTCAAAGAATATTTATATTTTAGGTGAGAACGACAGCGGTGCTTATATTGATCATTATCATTTGGGCAAGAATCTTCGCACTAATCAAAACACATGTTTTTCTCAACAACCTGTTGTCAGTCGAGGAGAAAAAATAGAGGCAGGTCAAATTATTGCTGATGGTCCTAGCATGGATAATGGCGAATTGGCTTTGGGTAAAAACATACGCGTTGCTTTTATGCCATGGAATGGGTATAACTTTGAAGATGCAATTGTTGTAAGTGAGAAAATCATCAAAGAAGATGCTTTTACATCAATTCATATTTACGAAAAAGAAATTGAAGCACGAGAGCTTAAGCATGGGATTGAAGAGATTACAGCAGATATTCCCGGAGCAAAAGAAGCGGAAATTGCTCATTTGGACGAAAGTGGGATTGTTAGAATCGGAACTTATGTAAGTGCAGGAATGATATTGGTAGGTAAGGTATCACCTAAAGGTGAGGTGAAGCCTACACCTGAAGAAAGATTATTGCGAGCAATCTTTGGGGAGAAGGCTGGACATGTTGTTAATAAGTCCCTTTATTGCCCACCTTCACTTGAAGGCACGGTGGTAGATGTCAAAATATTTACTAAAAAAGGTTATGAGAAAGATGCTCGAGCTATTAGTGCATATGAAGAAGAAAAAAAGGTTCTTGATATTGAACATCACGATCGATTAACGATGATTCAACAAGAAGAAACTTTGAGAATCTCTTTAATGCTTTCTAAAGAGAAGCTTTCTAATGAAGCTAAAGTTGGCGATAAGGTTTTCAAGAAAGGTGCTCAAATTCCTAAAGAGGAGCTTGCGAATCTTAACCCTTTTGCTTTAAGCACATTGATTAAAAATTATTCTAAAGAAACTCAAAGTAAGTATGAAAATATTAAAACAAATTTCTTGGAACAAAAAAAGACATTAGGTGAAGAGCATGAAGAAAAGCTTTCAATCTTAGAAAAAGATGATATTTTACCTAGTGGTGTTGTGAAGCTTGTAAAGATTTATATCGCGACTAAACGAAAATTGAAAGTGGGCGATAAAATGGCTGGAAGACATGGTAATAAAGGTATAGTGTCAAATATTGTGCCGATGGTAGATATGCCTTATACAGCAGATGGTGAGCCTGTCGATATCGTTCTTAATCCTTTAGGTGTGCCAAGTCGTATGAATATTGGTCAAATTCTTGAAGTGCATTTGGGGCTTGTAGGAAAGAATTTAGGAAAGCAGATTCAAGAAATTTTTGACAATAAGTCTCAAGAATGGATTACAAAATTAAGAAATAAAATGATTGAAATAGCGCAAGTAGTGAATGTCGATGATCCTTCATTGGTAGATTTATTAAAGAATCTTGATGATAAGGCATTGATTGATTATGCGCGAGATTGGATTGCGGGAGTGAAGTTTGCTATTCCTGTGTTTGAAGGTATTGAGCAAGAAAAATTTGATCGTTTGTTTGAATTGGCAAAAATTGACATGGACGGCAAGACAGAGCTTTATGATGGTAGAACAGGTGAGAAAATGCGAGAGCGTGTGAATGTCGGTTATATGTATATGCTCAAACTCCACCACTTGGTCGATGAAAAGGTGCATGCAAGAAGCACCGGTCCTTACAGTCTTGTTACGCAACAACCTGTTGGTGGTAAGGCACTTTTTGGTGGGCAAAGATTTGGAGAAATGGAAGTGTGGGCATTGGAAGCTTATGGGGCAGCACATACACTTAAAGAAATGCTCACTATCAAATCTGATGATACTGAAGGGCGTAGAGAGGCATATAAGGCAATTACACGCGGAGAGCATGTAGGTGAATCTGAAATACCAGAGACATTTTATGTATTAGCAAAAGAATTGCAGTCTTTGGCACTTGATGTCAATATTTATGGCGATGAAGTTGATGAAAACGGAATGCCTGTATCTATTGAGATTAAAGAGGAAGACAGACCTAAAGATTTTAATTCATTCCAACTTGTTTTGGCTAGCCCAGAGAAGATTCTTTCTTGGAGTTATGGAGAAGTTAAAAAACCCGAAACAATTAATTATCGAACGCTTAAGCCAGAAAGAGACGGGCTTTTTTGCACAAAGATTTTTGGTCCTGTGCGAGACTATGAATGTTTGTGCGGTAAATATAAGAAAATGCGCTATAAGGGTATCGTGTGTGAAAAATGTGGGGTAGAAGTTACTAAGGCAAAAGTCAGACGTTCAAGAATGGGACATATTGAGCTTGTGGCTCCTGTGGCTCATATTTGGTATGTAAGCTCCTTGCCTAGTCGTATAGGCACATTGCTTGGTGTAAAGATGAAGGATCTTGAGCGTGTGCTTTATTATGAGGCATATATTGTAAAATCACCCGGAGAGGCATTTTATGATAATGAAGGTGCAAAGCCTATCATGAAATATGATGTTTTGAATGAAGAGCAATTCCAAAGTATTAATCAGCGATTTGAGCACACAGGATTTGTAGCACAAATGGGTGGTGAGGCTATCAAGGAATTGTTAGAAGAACTTGATTTGATGATGCTCCTCAACAATTTACGAGAAGAGGTTAAATCGACTAATTCTGAAGCTAAGAAAAAAACAATTGTCAAACGTCTAAAGGTAGTGGAAAACTTTATCAATTCGGGTAATCGCCCTGAATGGATGATGCTTACTATTCTTCCCGTGCTTCCTCCAGATTTAAGACCTTTGGTTGCTCTTGATGGAGGAAAGTTTGCTGTGAGTGATGTGAATGACTTGTATCGTAGGGTGATTAATCGTAACCAACGTCTTAAACGTCTTATTGAACTTGATTCTCCAGAAATTATTGTGAGAAATGAAAAAAGAATGCTTCAAGAAGCTGTAGATGCGCTATTTGATAATGGAAGGAATGCAAATGCTGTAAAAGGGGCAAATAAGCGTCCACTGAAGTCCTTATCAGAAATCATCAAAGGTAAGCAAGGGCGATTCAGACAGAATCTGCTTGGAAAACGTGTGGATTTCTCGGGAAGAAGTGTGATTGTCGTAGGACCAAATCTCAAAATGGACGAGTGTGGATTGCCTAAAAATATGGCTCTTGAATTGTTTAAGCCACATTTGCTTTCTAAGCTTGAAGAGAAAGGTTATTCGACTACACTCAAACAAGCAGCTAAAATGGTCAATCAAAAGACAAATGAAGTTTGGGAATGTTTGCAAGAGATTGTTAGCGGTTATCCTGTATTACTTAATCGTGCGCCAACTTTGCACAAACAATCAATTCAGGCATTTCACCCTAAGCTCATTGATGGCAAGGCGATACAGCTTCACCCATTAGTGTGTTCGGCATTTAATGCAGATTTTGACGGCGACCAAATGGCTGTGCATGTCCCTCTTTCTCAAGAGGCTATTGCAGAATGTAAGACATTGATGCTTAGCTCCATGAATATTTTATTGCCAGCAAGTGGGAAAGCTGTAGCTGTTCCAAGTCAAGATATGGTGCTAGGCTTGTATTATCTTTCGCTTGAAAAAAAGAATGTGAAAGGGGAACATAAGATCTTTGCTTCGATTGATGAAATTGTTACAGCCATTGAAATGGAAGAGCTTGATATTAATGCGCGTGTGAAAACGGTATATGAGCGTAGAGTAATTGATACAACAGCAGGTCGTATGATTTTAAGATCCATTTTGCCCGAATTTGTGCCTATTAATTATTGGAATCGAACGATGAAGAAAAAAGATATTGGCGCATTGATTGACTATGTATATAAAGAGGGTGGTTTGGGTATCACAGCGACTTTCTTAGATAATCTTAAGAATCTTGGATTCAAATATGCGACAAAAGCAGGGATTTCTATCTCTGCAGCAGATATTATTATACCTGAAGATAAGTCTCATATGATTGATGAAGCTAAAAAAGAAATCAAGAAGATTCAAGGACAATTTGAACAAGGACTTTTGACAGCACAAGAGCGTTATAATAAAAGTATCGACCTTTGGACAGAGACTAGTGAGAAGATGGGAAAAATCATGATGGATAAAGTCAAAACTGACAAAGAAGGTTTTAACTCTATCTATATGATGGCAGATTCTGGTGCTAGAGGTAGTGAAGCGCAGATTCGACAACTTTCGGCAATGAGAGGTTTGATGGCAAAACCTGATGGCACGATCATTGAAACACCTATTACTTCTAACTTTAAAGAAGGTTTAAATGTGTTAGAGTATTTTAACTCTACTCATGGAGCTCGAAAAGGTTTGGCAGATACAGCTTTGAAAACAGCTAATGCTGGGTATTTGACAAGAAAATTGATTGATGTGAGCCAAAATGTCAAAGTTGTGATGGACGATTGTGGTACTCATGAAGGTGTAGAAATTACAGACATTACGGTCGGAAGTGATATGATTGAACCATTGGAAGAACGTGTGCTCGGACGTGTGTTGGCGCGTGACATTATTGATCCTATTGCAAATGAAATCTTATTAAGTGAGGGAGTTTTAATTGATAGTGCAATGGCAAGACGCATTAAAGAAGCTAATGTCAAATCAGTTATGATTCGGACACCTGTAACTTGTAAGGCATCAAAGGGCGTATGTGCGAAGTGTTATGGACTCAATCTTGGAGAATCTAAAATGGTTAAACCCGGTGAGGCTGTAGGAGTTTTAGCTGCACAAAGTATTGGAGAACCCGGTACACAGCTTACATTGAGAACATTTCACGTGGGTGGAACAGCAAGTAGAAGTACTGAAGAGCGACAAATTGTTGCTCAAAAAGAAGGCTTTATTCGTTATTATAATATCCGCACTTATACAAATGAAAAGGGACAAAAGATTGTCGCAAATCGTAGAAATGCAGCTATCCTTGTTGTAGAGCCTCGTATTAAAGCAGAATTCGACGGTAAGCTTCAGATTGAAAATGTCCATGACGAAGTGCATATTACCATTATTGGTGACAAGAGGAAGTCTGATACTTATCGTTTGCAAAAAGACGATGTTGCTAAACAAAATGAGCTTGCAGGGGTTTCTGGTAAGATTGAGGGCAAATTGCTTATTCCACATGAAAGTGGATATAAGGTAAAAGCAGGTGGAAGTATTGTTGATACCATTATGGATAGCTGGAATGTTCCTACACGGATTCCTTATGGAAGTGAGCTTAAAGTTGAGGATAATGCGCCTATTTCTCAAACAATTAAAGCGAAAGAAAAAGGTGTTGTGAAGTTTTATACATTGCGTGCAGATACACTTGAAAGAAATCATGATGTGAAGGCAGGAATGACCGTTTCGGAAAAAGGTATGTTTGCTGTGATTGCTGATCATAATGATAGAGAAGCGATTCGCCATTACATTGCGCGTACCTCAAAGATTCTTGTTGATGATAATAGTGAAGTGGATATGGATACCATAATCTCTCAACCTACTTCTTCAGAGCAGATTATTGTTGCTGAATGGGATGCATATAGTGAGCCAATCATTGCTGAACAAACAGGGATTGTTTCATACAGAGATATTATACCCGGCTTGACTGTTACAGAGCAAGAAGATGAAAATACACATCAAACAAGTCTTGTGGTCAATGAATATATTCCTAACGGATTAAAGCCTCTATTGGTGGTAACAACCAAAGATGGTAAAGAAATTACCTATAAACTTGAATCAAGAACATCTATTGCTGTTAAAGATGGGGTAGAGGTTAAGGTAGCAGATATTATTGCTAAAGTGCCTAAGGCTTTGGCTAAATCGAAAGATATTACAGGAGGTCTTCCACGAGTTACAGAATTGTTTGAAGCAAGAAAACCCAAAGATACGGCAATTTTATCAGAACTTGATGGTAATGTAAGTTTTGGAAAGCCTATACGCGGTAAAGAGCGTATTATTGTAACTGCAACAGATGGTCGTATGGCGGAATATGCAGTGGATAAGAATAAGAAGATTCTTGTACACGAGCAAGAATTTATTCACGCTGGGGAAGCAATGACAGATGGTGTAGTTTCAAGTCATGATATTTTGCGTATTAGCGGGGAAAAAGAACTTCATAAATATATTGTAAGTGAAGTGCAACAAGTCTATCGAAGACAAGGCGTAAGTATTGCAGATAAGCATATTGAAATCATTGTTTCTCAGATGCTCCGACAAGTGAAAATCGTTGATAGCGGAAATACAAAGTTTATTGAAGGCGATTTGGTGAGCAAGCGTCATTTTAAAGAAGAAAATGAACGTATTATAAAGATTGGAGGAGAGCCAGCCGTAGCAGAGCCCGTATTGCTTGGTATTACAAGAGCAGCTATAGGAAGTGATTCTATTATTTCTGCTGCTTCTTTCCAAGAAACAACAAAAGTTCTTACAGAAGCAAGTATCGCCGCGAAGAAAGATACGCTTGATGATTTGAAAGAAAATGTAGTTCTTGGTCGAATGATTCCTGTAGGGACAGGTTTGTATAAGAATAAGAAAATTTCTTATGTTACTGAAGGGGAGGAAAATGATAGTGAGCAAGAAGAGTGA
- the rpsG gene encoding 30S ribosomal protein S7 produces the protein MRRRKAPSREILGDPIYNNKVVTKFINKMMLDGKKSVSEKIIYAAFDRIEEKNGEKGIEIFQKALERVKPLVEVRSRRVGGATYQVPVEVRPARQQSLSIRWLLEATRKRNERTMVERLANELVDAANDRGAAFKKKEDVHKMAEANKAFAHYRW, from the coding sequence ATGAGAAGAAGAAAAGCTCCCTCGAGGGAAATTTTGGGTGATCCAATTTACAATAATAAGGTTGTAACGAAATTTATCAATAAAATGATGCTTGATGGTAAAAAAAGTGTGAGTGAAAAAATTATTTATGCTGCTTTTGATAGGATTGAAGAAAAAAATGGTGAAAAGGGTATAGAAATTTTTCAAAAAGCACTTGAACGTGTTAAGCCATTGGTTGAGGTAAGGAGTAGAAGAGTAGGGGGAGCAACTTATCAAGTTCCTGTAGAAGTTCGTCCTGCGAGACAACAATCTTTATCAATACGTTGGCTTCTTGAAGCAACTCGCAAAAGAAATGAGCGCACTATGGTAGAGCGTTTAGCAAATGAACTTGTTGATGCGGCTAATGATAGGGGTGCAGCATTTAAGAAAAAAGAAGATGTGCATAAAATGGCTGAAGCTAATAAAGCTTTTGCACACTATCGTTGGTGA